In Phormidium yuhuli AB48, one genomic interval encodes:
- a CDS encoding transposase, protein MKKPGCFETVVGSFRQCLSSLPDKRRGKNRRYGMEDAALSAFSVFFTQTPSFLAYQRLMEGSKGKSNAQSLFGVHRIPTDNHIRDLLDAVSPEHLFPVFEEILQVLEAQGQLESFRCLGDSLLVALDGTEYFSSDKIHCPHCSTRTQKSGKTHYFHSVVTPVIVCPGQNHVIPLVPEFIVPQDGHDKQDCENAAAKRWLSRQEQCLRALNVTVLGDDLYCHQPLCQQFLEQQLNFIVVCRPESHTTLYEHLEGIELPTLTTKKRTGKVEKTYTYRYLNGVPLKDSDEALLVNWCELTVTTADGKVTYHNSFATSYPLSDENVAEVVRAGRTRWKVENENNNTLKTKGYHLEHNFGHGKQHLSSLLATLNILSLLFHTLLELLDDKYQLLRAHLPTRQTFFNDLRALTRYLYFDSWDHLLTFMLEGLELDIPPDSS, encoded by the coding sequence TTGAAAAAGCCAGGTTGCTTTGAGACTGTAGTGGGTTCTTTCCGCCAGTGCTTGTCATCGCTACCGGACAAGCGCCGGGGTAAAAATCGCCGCTATGGAATGGAGGATGCCGCTTTAAGCGCATTTAGTGTATTTTTTACTCAAACTCCGTCGTTTCTGGCTTATCAACGTCTGATGGAGGGTAGTAAAGGCAAGAGCAATGCCCAAAGTCTGTTTGGAGTTCATCGGATTCCCACCGACAACCACATCCGGGATTTATTAGATGCTGTGTCCCCAGAGCACCTGTTCCCGGTGTTTGAGGAGATCCTACAAGTCTTGGAAGCCCAGGGGCAGTTAGAAAGCTTCCGTTGCCTAGGGGACAGTCTATTAGTCGCATTGGATGGCACGGAATACTTCAGTTCCGACAAAATTCACTGTCCCCACTGCTCAACGCGCACCCAGAAGTCAGGAAAAACCCATTACTTTCATAGTGTTGTCACCCCAGTCATCGTCTGTCCAGGACAGAATCATGTGATTCCCTTAGTCCCTGAATTTATCGTGCCCCAAGATGGTCATGATAAGCAAGACTGTGAGAATGCCGCTGCCAAACGCTGGCTATCGCGGCAAGAACAATGCTTGAGGGCTTTGAACGTCACGGTTTTAGGGGATGACCTCTATTGCCACCAACCGTTGTGTCAGCAGTTTCTAGAGCAGCAACTTAACTTCATCGTCGTCTGTCGCCCCGAGTCTCATACTACCCTCTATGAACACCTAGAGGGTATCGAACTCCCGACCCTCACGACCAAGAAGCGGACTGGTAAAGTCGAGAAAACCTATACCTACCGCTATCTCAACGGAGTGCCCCTCAAAGATAGCGATGAGGCCCTGTTGGTCAACTGGTGCGAACTTACTGTCACCACCGCTGATGGCAAGGTAACCTATCACAACTCCTTTGCCACGAGTTATCCTCTCAGCGATGAGAATGTAGCCGAGGTGGTTCGGGCCGGACGCACCCGCTGGAAAGTTGAGAATGAGAACAACAACACTCTCAAGACCAAGGGTTACCATCTAGAACATAACTTTGGGCATGGTAAGCAGCATCTTTCCTCCTTGCTGGCGACCCTCAACATCCTCTCGCTACTCTTCCATACTCTGCTTGAGTTGCTCGATGACAAGTACCAGTTGCTACGAGCGCACTTACCTACCCGTCAAACCTTCTTTAATGATTTGCGGGCGTTGACCCGTTACCTGTACTTCGACAGTTGGGACCACCTTCTGACCTTTATGCTTGAGGGTCTCGAGTTAGACATCCCACCCGATAGCAGTTGA
- the queA gene encoding tRNA preQ1(34) S-adenosylmethionine ribosyltransferase-isomerase QueA produces the protein MIPISDDDLYLEAYDYQLPTERIAQNPVTPRDHSRLLVVNSPDTHEHQRFWQLPDWLNPGDLLVLNDTRVLPARLYGYKPSGAKVEVLLLEERQQGQWLALVKPGKRLKPGAEIYFDSPEARDSRAKFWAQVLSLDEATGGRLLQFHCPAGATVLEMLERYGEVPFPPYVTESQASSSQYQTVYAREAGSAAAPTAGLHFTPELLQRLDEQGVCREFVTLHVGVGTFRPVETSDIRDHVMHQEWVKVPEVTVEAVRRTRSQGGRVIAVGTTAVRSLESAGQGQPPGHLVPFAGKTDLFIYPGYRWQVVDGLITNFHLPKSSLMMMVSALLGRERLLRLYEEAIAQNYRFFSFGDAMLITPEARLR, from the coding sequence ATGATCCCCATTTCTGATGATGATTTATACCTAGAAGCTTACGATTATCAGCTTCCTACGGAACGCATTGCCCAAAATCCTGTCACCCCTCGGGATCACTCTCGGCTGCTGGTGGTTAATTCTCCTGATACCCATGAGCATCAACGGTTTTGGCAATTACCGGATTGGCTCAACCCTGGGGATTTATTGGTTCTCAATGATACTCGGGTGTTACCGGCCCGTCTCTATGGCTATAAGCCCAGTGGGGCTAAGGTGGAGGTGTTATTACTAGAGGAACGTCAGCAGGGTCAGTGGTTGGCGTTAGTGAAACCCGGAAAACGCCTCAAGCCCGGTGCTGAAATTTACTTTGATTCCCCTGAAGCCCGTGACTCAAGGGCCAAGTTTTGGGCCCAAGTCCTTTCCCTGGATGAGGCCACTGGAGGGCGACTGTTACAGTTTCACTGTCCTGCCGGCGCAACGGTGCTTGAGATGTTAGAACGGTATGGGGAGGTTCCCTTTCCTCCCTATGTCACGGAGTCTCAAGCTAGTAGCAGTCAATATCAGACGGTCTATGCTCGCGAAGCGGGATCAGCCGCAGCACCCACAGCGGGATTGCATTTTACGCCGGAATTGCTGCAACGATTGGACGAGCAGGGGGTGTGTCGGGAGTTTGTGACGCTTCATGTGGGAGTTGGAACGTTCCGGCCTGTGGAAACGTCCGATATTCGGGATCATGTCATGCACCAGGAATGGGTTAAGGTCCCCGAGGTGACGGTTGAGGCAGTTCGTCGCACTCGTTCCCAGGGAGGACGGGTGATTGCGGTGGGAACTACGGCGGTGCGATCGCTAGAGTCTGCGGGCCAGGGCCAGCCTCCGGGACATTTAGTGCCCTTTGCGGGCAAAACGGATCTGTTTATCTATCCTGGATATCGCTGGCAGGTGGTGGATGGTCTGATTACCAACTTCCATCTCCCTAAGTCGAGTTTGATGATGATGGTCTCGGCCTTACTAGGACGGGAGCGGCTGTTAAGACTGTATGAGGAGGCGATCGCCCAAAATTATCGGTTTTTTTCCTTTGGGGATGCCATGCTGATTACCCCTGAAGCTCGCTTGCGGTAA
- a CDS encoding YraN family protein, with the protein MTKGYSTSDNSRSQGHPTRNIVGTLGEDLVAQWLRGSQVRVLHQRWRCRLGELDIVAGFPATPETAKTLAFVEVKTRSRGNWDQDGRLALSAAKCRRLNQAARLFLARFPRYAQLPCRFDLALVRSQPAPPGSPITSKLPDAIVIGQPVQVNQLQLTLQDYLVGVLD; encoded by the coding sequence ATGACGAAAGGTTATAGCACGTCTGATAACAGCCGTTCCCAGGGTCATCCTACCAGGAACATTGTGGGAACTCTAGGGGAAGACCTAGTCGCTCAATGGCTACGGGGATCACAGGTGCGCGTGTTACACCAACGCTGGCGCTGTCGTTTGGGAGAGTTGGATATCGTAGCTGGGTTTCCCGCAACCCCTGAAACGGCAAAAACTCTAGCCTTCGTGGAAGTGAAAACCCGCAGTCGGGGAAACTGGGACCAGGATGGACGGTTAGCCTTGTCTGCGGCCAAATGTCGTCGTTTAAATCAGGCCGCCCGTCTTTTCCTGGCTCGTTTTCCCCGCTATGCTCAACTTCCCTGTCGCTTTGACTTAGCCCTTGTCCGTTCTCAGCCCGCTCCCCCAGGTTCTCCTATAACGTCAAAGCTGCCCGATGCGATCGTCATCGGACAGCCTGTACAGGTTAACCAACTTCAACTCACCTTACAGGATTACTTAGTTGGTGTTTTGGATTAA
- a CDS encoding pentapeptide repeat-containing protein yields the protein MNYEDEQCWYRFGSHARAIARSMGITVICLILVAIAQLGLAVPQAQAVAYEKQTLYGSDFSGQDLRDSNFTLATIRACDFSKANLQGVQLFRTKFKNVNLEGADLSFATLDSALFLESNLKNAILEGAFAYNSEFRNTDIEGADFTDIFLSDDTLVDLCEVASGTNPVTGNDTRDTLGCDYL from the coding sequence GTGAATTACGAGGATGAACAGTGTTGGTATCGGTTTGGGTCTCATGCTAGGGCGATCGCCCGCTCTATGGGGATTACGGTCATTTGTCTTATCCTGGTGGCGATCGCCCAGCTAGGGTTAGCGGTTCCCCAGGCCCAAGCGGTGGCCTATGAGAAGCAAACCCTCTACGGATCTGATTTTTCCGGTCAGGATTTGCGAGACTCCAACTTTACCCTAGCAACGATTCGGGCTTGCGATTTCAGCAAGGCCAATCTACAAGGGGTGCAACTGTTCCGCACCAAGTTTAAGAATGTTAACTTGGAAGGGGCTGATTTAAGCTTCGCCACCCTAGACTCAGCCTTGTTTTTAGAGAGCAATCTCAAAAACGCGATTCTTGAGGGGGCCTTCGCCTATAACTCGGAGTTCCGCAATACCGATATTGAGGGCGCCGACTTTACAGACATTTTTCTGAGCGATGATACCCTCGTGGATTTATGTGAGGTAGCTTCGGGAACTAACCCCGTAACGGGGAATGATACCCGAGATACCTTAGGCTGCGATTATCTCTGA
- a CDS encoding ATP-binding protein: protein MAKNLKILKERREYNTWVANETFEDYSLRYAPKSFRKWSEFIVTNTALGGISFLALEAIGGSLVINYGFFNTFWAISLVSALIFLAGIPIAYYAAKYNIDMDLLTRGAGFGYIGSTITSVIYASFTFIFFALEAAIMAQALKLYMNLPLQWGYLLCSLIIIPMVFYGVTFINRLQLWTQPLWLILMVMPYLFVLHREPEVIQRWMEFGGNSPSGAGFNPLLFGAAATVSFSLTAQLGEQVDYLRFLPDLQPDNRRRWWVAAMAAGPGWIVLGWAKQIGGAFLAFLALEHGISLTKAKEPVYMYLAGFEDVFKTPEMVLGVVTLFVVVSQIKINVTNAYAGSLAWSNFFSRLTHNHPGRVVWLIFNVAISLLLMELGVFQTLEAVLGLYSNVAIAWIGALVADLIINKPLGWSPSYIEFKRAHLYNINPVGFGATVIASLVAITAFVGTWGEYAQAYSPFLALGLAFILSPILAKLTGGRFYIARANPYQSQIEASEVIGMITPTLNGGVRTLDNRNLIDCCLCEQSYEVPDMAYCPVYEGSICSLCCSLDSRCHDRCKPPLQFGEIRILQPLQAAFESKIAPHLDRKLLRFLGAFTLISSVTGLLFVVVAYLGLKDLPEQWPQLNETFLTLFFALYAPLLVILGIAAWWYVLSEESRELAEEELAAQNQQLAQEIEERQQAQQKLERLTQTLEQRVEARTEELSQALHRLKDTQAQLVQTEKMSGLGQLVAGVAHEINNPVNFIYGNLVHANDYIRDLLDFIRLYEQNCPTDDLEVQQRREEIELEFIAEDIVKILGSLRVGAERIREIVSSLRNFSRLDEAEVKPVDLHEGIESTLTILGNRLKARSDRPEVEIIRDYALLPEVLCHAGSLNQVFMNILVNALDALEERDRQRESQESYEHPSQIRISTEFETDWVRVIIEDNGPGIPEPVQSRIFDPFFTTKPIGKGTGLGMSICYQIVTEKHGGRLYYQPSMMGGAGFVIQLPREAEAMTQRLCANPRTQQAS, encoded by the coding sequence ATGGCAAAAAATTTGAAAATATTGAAGGAAAGGCGAGAATATAACACCTGGGTCGCCAATGAAACCTTTGAGGACTATTCTCTACGCTATGCGCCTAAATCCTTCCGTAAATGGTCTGAATTTATCGTCACCAACACGGCTTTAGGAGGAATTTCTTTTTTGGCCCTTGAGGCGATCGGTGGCTCTCTCGTTATTAATTATGGCTTCTTTAACACGTTTTGGGCCATTAGTCTAGTTAGCGCTCTAATTTTTTTGGCGGGAATTCCCATTGCCTATTATGCCGCCAAATATAATATCGATATGGACTTGCTAACCCGGGGAGCTGGGTTTGGTTATATCGGTTCGACAATCACGTCAGTTATTTATGCGTCATTTACCTTTATCTTCTTTGCCTTAGAAGCCGCCATCATGGCTCAGGCCCTGAAGCTTTATATGAATTTACCCCTGCAATGGGGCTATCTTCTCTGTTCTCTGATTATCATTCCCATGGTGTTCTATGGGGTAACGTTTATCAACCGTTTGCAACTCTGGACACAGCCTCTATGGCTAATTCTTATGGTGATGCCCTACCTATTCGTCTTGCATCGGGAACCAGAGGTGATACAGCGGTGGATGGAGTTTGGGGGTAACTCTCCGAGTGGAGCCGGGTTTAATCCTTTGCTCTTCGGGGCCGCCGCGACGGTCTCGTTTTCCCTGACAGCTCAACTCGGGGAACAGGTGGATTACTTACGATTTTTACCAGACCTTCAACCGGATAATCGTCGCCGCTGGTGGGTTGCAGCCATGGCTGCTGGCCCAGGCTGGATTGTGTTGGGTTGGGCAAAACAAATTGGAGGAGCCTTCTTGGCCTTCCTAGCCCTGGAACATGGAATTTCTCTGACCAAGGCTAAGGAACCCGTCTATATGTATTTAGCGGGGTTTGAAGATGTCTTTAAAACTCCTGAAATGGTGTTAGGGGTGGTGACTCTATTTGTGGTGGTCTCCCAGATTAAAATTAATGTCACCAATGCCTATGCAGGGTCTCTGGCTTGGTCAAATTTCTTTTCTCGCTTAACCCATAATCACCCAGGACGAGTGGTGTGGCTGATTTTTAATGTGGCCATCTCCCTGTTACTCATGGAATTGGGCGTGTTTCAAACCTTGGAAGCGGTATTAGGCTTATATTCCAATGTGGCGATCGCCTGGATTGGGGCCCTCGTGGCAGACTTAATCATTAACAAGCCTCTAGGCTGGAGTCCCTCCTATATTGAATTTAAGCGGGCCCATCTGTATAACATTAACCCTGTGGGCTTTGGAGCAACGGTGATCGCCTCACTGGTGGCCATCACCGCGTTTGTAGGAACCTGGGGAGAGTATGCCCAGGCCTATTCACCGTTTCTGGCTCTGGGACTGGCATTTATTCTCTCTCCCATCTTGGCCAAACTCACAGGGGGACGCTTCTATATCGCTCGGGCCAATCCCTATCAAAGCCAAATTGAAGCTAGCGAGGTGATTGGGATGATAACGCCGACGCTCAATGGGGGAGTTCGGACTCTTGATAATCGTAATTTAATCGATTGTTGCCTCTGTGAGCAGTCTTATGAAGTTCCAGACATGGCCTACTGCCCAGTTTATGAGGGCTCTATCTGTTCTCTCTGTTGTAGTTTGGACTCCCGTTGTCATGATCGCTGTAAACCCCCACTCCAGTTCGGCGAAATTCGCATCTTACAACCTCTGCAAGCTGCCTTTGAGAGTAAAATTGCCCCTCATCTGGATCGGAAGCTGTTACGTTTTTTGGGAGCTTTTACTCTTATTTCCAGTGTCACGGGACTGTTATTTGTGGTGGTGGCTTACTTGGGGCTGAAAGACCTCCCGGAGCAATGGCCTCAGCTCAATGAAACCTTCTTGACCCTATTTTTCGCCCTATACGCCCCTTTACTGGTCATCCTAGGCATTGCCGCTTGGTGGTATGTATTGAGTGAGGAAAGTCGTGAACTGGCGGAAGAGGAATTAGCCGCACAAAATCAGCAGTTAGCCCAGGAAATTGAAGAACGACAACAGGCTCAACAGAAACTCGAACGGCTCACCCAAACTCTAGAACAACGAGTCGAAGCCCGAACTGAAGAACTTTCACAAGCTTTACATCGCCTCAAGGACACCCAGGCGCAATTGGTGCAAACGGAGAAAATGTCGGGGTTAGGGCAGTTGGTGGCTGGGGTTGCCCATGAGATTAACAATCCCGTGAACTTCATTTATGGCAATTTGGTTCATGCCAATGACTATATCCGAGATTTGTTGGACTTTATAAGGCTCTATGAACAAAATTGTCCAACCGATGACCTTGAAGTTCAGCAACGGCGGGAGGAGATTGAATTAGAGTTTATTGCTGAGGATATTGTTAAGATTCTTGGTTCACTGCGAGTCGGGGCTGAGCGAATCCGGGAAATTGTATCCAGTCTTCGCAATTTTAGCCGATTGGATGAGGCGGAGGTGAAACCGGTCGATCTTCATGAGGGGATTGAGAGTACCCTAACGATTTTAGGAAATCGCCTTAAGGCCCGTTCAGATCGGCCCGAGGTTGAGATTATCCGTGATTACGCCCTCTTGCCTGAGGTGTTATGTCATGCTGGCTCCCTAAACCAAGTATTTATGAACATTTTAGTGAATGCCTTGGATGCCCTGGAGGAGCGCGATCGCCAACGTGAGTCTCAGGAGAGTTATGAGCATCCCAGTCAGATTCGCATTTCCACGGAGTTTGAGACGGACTGGGTTCGGGTGATTATTGAGGATAATGGCCCCGGTATCCCGGAACCGGTGCAATCGCGGATCTTCGATCCCTTTTTCACCACAAAGCCCATTGGTAAAGGAACAGGCTTAGGAATGTCAATCTGTTACCAAATTGTAACTGAGAAACATGGCGGACGCTTATACTATCAGCCTTCTATGATGGGCGGGGCGGGTTTTGTTATTCAGTTACCTCGGGAAGCTGAGGCGATGACGCAACGGTTGTGTGCCAACCCACGAACGCAGCAAGCCTCCTGA
- a CDS encoding cobyric acid synthase gives MKAISILGTSSNAGKSWLTTALGAWLYRQGVKVAPFKSQNMSNNSYVTLEGGEIGRAQAAQAFACGLQPQVEMNPVLLKPSGHGMSQLVLLGDAKEHIPAREYYRHIEALWQVVAEILEGWRSRCDVLLLEGAGSPVELNLMHRDIVNLRPVSYLQGRWLLVGDIERGGIFAQALGTYHLIPPTLQPAGLGLVVNKFRGDLGLFAEAGQYFQQHLPKLPYLGTLPYQGSLQPESEDSLCRDAEESATGTGEMLAWIRFPHLSNSQDSQPWRLDEGVQVKWVETPQALEKARLIVLPGSKNTLGDLAWLRETGLATAIIEAHQRGVPVVGICGGYQMLGDWLLDATGVAGDAGRVRGLGLLPVTTEFAPQKSVRQVLAQWQNQSWQAYEIHMGQTSRSPQAQDEAVYEPLLLANGMAEGLRGDRVLGTYLHGLFESGAMRGYVMELAGVESYQPSGESWQEVQRRLYDDMAQLMEDYLDLMPIRRYLQL, from the coding sequence ATGAAAGCCATTTCTATCCTCGGAACCTCTTCCAATGCGGGTAAAAGCTGGTTAACGACAGCCCTGGGGGCTTGGCTGTACCGCCAAGGGGTTAAGGTTGCCCCCTTTAAATCGCAAAATATGTCCAATAATTCCTACGTGACCTTAGAGGGAGGAGAAATTGGACGGGCCCAAGCCGCTCAAGCCTTCGCCTGTGGCTTACAACCCCAGGTTGAGATGAACCCGGTTCTCTTAAAACCCTCGGGACATGGAATGTCTCAATTAGTTTTACTCGGAGACGCGAAAGAGCATATCCCAGCACGGGAGTATTATCGCCATATTGAGGCTCTGTGGCAGGTGGTGGCAGAAATCTTAGAGGGTTGGAGATCTCGCTGTGATGTGTTGCTCCTGGAGGGGGCTGGGAGTCCGGTGGAGTTGAACCTGATGCACCGGGATATCGTTAACCTGCGTCCTGTGAGCTATCTTCAGGGACGGTGGCTCCTGGTGGGGGATATTGAACGAGGGGGGATTTTTGCCCAGGCTTTGGGAACCTATCACTTGATCCCCCCAACCTTACAACCCGCCGGCCTGGGATTGGTGGTGAATAAGTTTCGCGGTGATTTAGGCTTGTTTGCTGAGGCGGGCCAGTATTTTCAACAGCATTTACCAAAACTTCCCTATTTGGGGACGTTGCCCTATCAGGGAAGTCTGCAACCGGAAAGTGAAGATAGTCTCTGTCGAGACGCGGAGGAATCGGCCACCGGGACTGGGGAGATGTTGGCTTGGATTCGTTTCCCTCATTTATCTAATTCTCAAGACAGTCAACCTTGGCGGTTGGATGAGGGAGTTCAGGTGAAATGGGTGGAAACCCCCCAAGCTTTAGAGAAGGCGCGGCTGATTGTGTTACCGGGTAGCAAGAATACGTTAGGGGATTTGGCCTGGTTGCGCGAGACCGGTTTGGCCACGGCTATTATCGAGGCTCATCAACGGGGGGTTCCGGTGGTGGGGATTTGTGGGGGCTATCAGATGTTGGGAGATTGGCTGCTGGATGCAACGGGGGTGGCTGGGGATGCGGGCCGGGTTCGGGGTTTGGGACTGTTACCGGTGACGACGGAGTTTGCACCTCAGAAATCTGTGCGTCAGGTGTTGGCTCAATGGCAGAATCAGTCCTGGCAGGCCTATGAGATTCATATGGGCCAAACCTCACGCTCACCTCAGGCCCAGGATGAGGCGGTTTATGAACCTCTGTTGCTGGCTAATGGGATGGCGGAGGGGTTACGGGGCGATCGCGTTTTAGGGACCTATCTCCATGGCCTGTTTGAGTCTGGGGCCATGCGTGGCTATGTGATGGAGTTGGCTGGGGTGGAGAGTTATCAACCGTCTGGGGAGAGTTGGCAGGAGGTGCAACGACGGCTTTACGATGACATGGCACAATTGATGGAAGACTATTTAGACCTAATGCCGATTCGTCGGTATCTGCAACTTTGA
- a CDS encoding cob(I)yrinic acid a,c-diamide adenosyltransferase, whose amino-acid sequence MTTHSQTDALSAKEQERLRKIKAAKDKSHEARQGQEKGLYVLFTGLGKGKTSSAMNLVYRHLAHDLPCAVVQFVKNSEAYPDGDRLLLTKLSQQGFPVRIHTLGGGFTWETQNPEQDRQMAAAAWEQALEYIQDPEISLVVLDELHIALKNKQLQVETVLAGIQSRPVLCHVATTGRYAPQELIEAADLVTEMTRVKHPISQGIPAQLGIEF is encoded by the coding sequence ATGACGACTCATTCTCAGACCGATGCACTCAGTGCCAAGGAACAAGAGCGGCTACGGAAGATTAAGGCGGCTAAGGATAAGTCCCATGAGGCGCGACAGGGCCAGGAAAAGGGCCTCTATGTTCTGTTTACGGGACTGGGGAAGGGGAAAACCAGTAGTGCCATGAATTTGGTGTATCGTCATTTGGCTCATGATCTCCCCTGTGCGGTGGTTCAGTTTGTGAAAAACTCTGAGGCCTATCCCGATGGCGATCGCCTGTTACTGACAAAACTCTCGCAACAGGGGTTTCCGGTGCGCATCCATACCCTCGGAGGCGGTTTTACCTGGGAAACTCAGAACCCAGAACAGGATCGTCAGATGGCCGCTGCGGCTTGGGAGCAGGCCTTAGAGTATATTCAAGACCCTGAAATCTCTTTGGTGGTCTTGGATGAACTGCATATTGCTCTGAAAAATAAGCAGTTGCAGGTGGAAACCGTGTTGGCGGGGATTCAAAGTCGTCCTGTTCTCTGTCATGTGGCCACGACGGGCCGTTATGCGCCTCAGGAGTTGATTGAGGCGGCGGATTTGGTGACGGAAATGACGCGGGTGAAGCATCCGATTTCTCAGGGGATTCCGGCACAACTGGGGATTGAGTTTTAA
- a CDS encoding beta-ketoacyl-ACP synthase: protein MTPVVVTGMAGFSSLGDLASTWHKLLNGESGLRLQQPFPQFPLKPLGMLHSAPRSLEQIIPEVVQQTLKDAQLTTPLPDCGIVVGSSRAQQGKLETFASQVSQGGQLAPEASWLSALPYTPATLAAIECGSQSAVLSPMAACATGMGAIARGVQLIREGTCDRVLAGAVEAPITPLTLASFERMGALAQQGCYPFDRRREGLALAEGAALFVLEREDIALEREARIYGEILDFGLTADGYHVSAPQPESLGAIAAVKQCLERSGLEPEEIDYIHAHGTSTRLNDSREAALIQWLFPQGVPVSSTKGATGHTIGASGALGVAFCLLAIRDRQLPPCVGLRDPEFDLDLITHSRAEDCDRALCLSFGFGGQNAAIALSRYPQP from the coding sequence GTGACTCCCGTTGTCGTGACGGGAATGGCTGGCTTTTCCAGTTTAGGAGACCTAGCTAGCACCTGGCATAAGCTGCTCAACGGGGAGTCAGGATTGCGTTTGCAACAGCCCTTTCCCCAATTTCCCCTTAAACCTTTGGGAATGCTCCACTCAGCCCCTCGCTCCTTGGAGCAAATCATCCCCGAGGTGGTTCAACAAACCCTAAAGGATGCCCAACTGACGACTCCCCTGCCCGATTGTGGCATTGTCGTCGGCTCCAGTCGGGCCCAACAAGGGAAATTGGAAACATTCGCTAGCCAAGTTTCCCAGGGGGGCCAGCTCGCTCCCGAGGCCAGTTGGTTGAGCGCCCTCCCCTATACCCCCGCCACCCTGGCCGCCATTGAATGTGGGAGTCAGTCTGCTGTTTTATCCCCCATGGCCGCTTGTGCAACGGGCATGGGGGCGATCGCCCGAGGGGTGCAGTTAATTCGCGAGGGAACCTGCGATCGCGTTCTCGCCGGAGCCGTCGAAGCTCCCATTACTCCCCTCACCCTAGCCAGTTTTGAGCGCATGGGGGCCCTGGCCCAACAGGGCTGTTATCCCTTCGATCGCCGACGGGAAGGATTAGCCCTAGCCGAAGGTGCTGCCCTCTTTGTCCTGGAACGAGAGGACATCGCCCTGGAGCGAGAGGCTCGGATTTATGGCGAAATTCTCGATTTTGGCCTAACCGCCGACGGCTATCATGTCAGCGCCCCCCAACCGGAAAGTTTAGGGGCGATCGCCGCTGTCAAACAATGCTTAGAGCGTAGTGGATTAGAGCCAGAGGAGATTGATTACATCCACGCCCATGGAACCAGTACCCGGCTCAACGATAGTCGTGAAGCGGCCCTGATTCAATGGCTCTTCCCTCAAGGGGTTCCCGTCAGTTCCACAAAAGGGGCAACGGGCCATACCATCGGTGCATCCGGGGCCTTGGGGGTCGCGTTTTGTCTGTTGGCCATTCGCGATCGCCAACTTCCCCCCTGCGTCGGCTTGCGAGATCCTGAATTTGACCTAGATCTAATCACCCATTCCCGGGCCGAGGATTGCGATCGCGCCCTCTGTCTGAGTTTTGGCTTCGGCGGACAAAATGCCGCGATCGCCCTCTCCCGCTATCCCCAACCTTAA
- a CDS encoding peptidylprolyl isomerase → MQPLTQSQDRWWRLRLTVLLVISLTVLASCTQVTDLAETSSTTTATVQDVAATTPRLEGMATVVMVVNGGSITIEVNGEDAPVTAGNFVDLVQKGVYDGTSFHRVVREPEPFVVQGGDPLSADADVPVSRLGTGNYVNAETGQPRYIPLEIKPQGASEPLYGETLMAAGVREAPLLNHRRGAVAMARSQSPNSASAQFYFALDDLSFLDGNYAVFGYVSEGMEVVDGIQQGDRIQSATVTEGAEFLVQ, encoded by the coding sequence ATGCAACCTTTGACCCAATCTCAGGACCGTTGGTGGCGACTGCGCTTAACGGTGCTACTTGTCATCAGTTTGACGGTGCTGGCTAGCTGTACTCAAGTGACGGATCTAGCAGAAACGTCCTCAACCACCACGGCAACCGTCCAGGACGTGGCTGCAACAACGCCCCGTCTAGAGGGCATGGCCACCGTTGTCATGGTGGTTAACGGTGGCTCCATCACCATTGAGGTCAATGGTGAAGATGCCCCAGTCACCGCCGGAAATTTTGTAGATCTGGTTCAGAAAGGGGTTTATGACGGAACCAGCTTTCACCGAGTAGTCCGAGAACCTGAACCCTTTGTGGTTCAAGGGGGAGATCCCCTGAGTGCCGATGCCGATGTTCCTGTGTCTCGTCTGGGAACTGGGAATTATGTCAATGCTGAAACCGGTCAACCTCGCTATATTCCCCTGGAAATTAAACCCCAAGGGGCCAGCGAGCCTCTGTATGGCGAAACTCTGATGGCTGCGGGGGTGCGAGAAGCACCTCTGTTGAATCATCGCCGAGGAGCCGTAGCCATGGCGCGATCGCAGTCCCCGAACTCCGCCTCCGCCCAATTTTATTTTGCTCTGGATGATTTAAGTTTCCTCGATGGTAACTATGCTGTCTTCGGCTATGTCAGCGAAGGTATGGAGGTGGTGGATGGGATTCAACAGGGCGATCGCATCCAATCGGCAACGGTGACTGAAGGGGCAGAGTTTCTCGTCCAGTAG